Genomic DNA from Sporosarcina sp. ANT_H38:
CTACCGTAAACGTTTCGTTGAAGTCTTCATTTTCAAGTCGCTCTACTTTCGGTTCAGATTTAACGATTTCACCTGATTTTTCCAGTATTTCAAATACCATATAAACCCTTGCCGCTTTCAACAAACAATCTTCTCGCAGTTTTACAATGATTTCAAACGCGCTGAAACCTTGTTCAAATGATTGACTAATAACAGTCATTTCGTAACCATCATAATTAAGAGCATCTTCTTGACTAGCTTTATCTTCTAGTACAACGGTAGCTGCAGTTTCAGCTTCAGCTACTCCCCCGCCTACTTCTATCCTGTTCAACGAGTCGACCAGTTCACGTACATCCTTTTTACCTGTTCCCCCAGAAGCTATATCCAGGACCATCTCCTCAAGATAGTCAACAGCTCGAAAAACGATATCTAAAATCTCAGTTGTGACACGAATTTTCGAATTACGGATCGCGTCCAATACATTCTCCATCATATGTGTAAGATCAGCGATGTCTTCATATCCCATTGTTGCAGACATCCCTTTCAACGTATGAGCCGATCGGAATACTTCATTTACAATCGCAAGATCTTGCGGGTTTTTCTCAAGTTCCAACAGATGCTCGTTACATGCTTGCAGATGCTCCTTACTCTCATCAATAAACATTTCCAAGTATTGATTCGTATCCATCGTGACGCCTCCTTTAAGACTTTATTATTCTCATAATAGTTTCTGATATGTCGTTTAAGTCCACGACTTCATCAGCAAAACCAGCTTCTTTTATTGCTTTTGGCATGCCATATACGACCGATGTCTTTGCCGATTCAGCAATGGTGATTGTTTTCCCATTTTTCCGAAGCACTTCCATGCCGCTTTTCCCGTCATGCCCCATACCTGTCATGATGACAGTCAAAAAGTTCAGTTCAGTATTTTCTGCAGCTGACTCGAGAAGAACATCCACGGAAGGTCGATGTCCCATACGCAAAGGATCTACTGCATCCAATTGTACACAGTAAGTCATGCCTTTTTTCATCATTTTAAGATGCTTGCCACCCGGCGCAATATAAGCAGTTCCGTTTTCTAGCAACTCGCCATCTTCTGCTTCTTTTACATGAATATCACAAAGACCATCCAGCCTATCTGCAAGGGATTTTGTAAAACCTGGAGGCATATGTTGAACAATAAGAATTGGAATACCGATTGAGGCGGGTAAACCGGTTAGTACCTCTTGCAGTGCCCTAGGACCCCCTGTCGATGTACCTATTATAACAAATGTTTTGCCAGTTTTGGAAATCTTATTTTTAGAGACGTTATGCATCTGTTTTTGTTTATTTGAAAAAGATGATAACTCCACCTTTTTCTCAACTTGACTGTCACGTGAATCCGAAATGATTAGCTTCGGCAAACGCCGATCAGCATATTTTTTAGTCAACGTAGACATCTGTACCCCCGAAGCAGCAATGACCTTTCCAAGGATTTCTTCCTTCACTTCGTGAAGGTTCAAGGATATGGCACCACCCGGCTTCGCAACGAAGTCAACTGCACCGTATTCCATAGCTAGAATCGTGTTTTCTGCACCTATTTTTGTTGTACTCGACAACATTACGATAGGCAGTGGATTGCAAGACATTATTTCTTTCAGCGCTTCAAGACCATTCATAATCGGCATTTCGATATCCATTGTTACGAAGTCTGGATTCAGCGATTTTACTTTTTCAACTGCCTCTTTGCCATTGCGAGCAGTCCCAATCACTTCAATTTCAGGATGTCCAGAGAGAAAATCGGATATGAGCTTACGCATAAACGCTGAATCGTCCACAACAAGCGCTTTTTTGCGATTGCCTATATTCAAATCATCCACGCCCTTTCGCAAAGATGCTCCTCAATTTCCCGAGGAAGCCTTCCCCTTGTTGATACTCCTCTTCAAAACTTGGCTTGACAAAAATCTCAGCAATCGCCATCATTCTTTTTGAAATAGGAGCGTTTGGAAATAATAGCAGAAATGGCTCCTGTGCAAGAACCGCTTTGTGAACTACTGGGTCTTCTGGCAAGAAACCAAGAATCTTAGTTTCTTTCCCCAGGAACTTTCGCATCGCATACTGAAGTCTCGTTACAGCATCATTACCATCATCCCCTTTTGAAACACGGTTGCCGACGATCCCGAATTCTTTGTCAGGGTCTTGCAGGCAAATAAACTTCATCATGGAGTAGGCATCTGTGATGGAAGTAGGCTCTGTCGTCGAAATGACGATGATTTCATCGACAGCGACAATCAATTCAATTGTACGTTGCGTTGCCCCCGCCCCCATATCAAACAAGATGAAATCATATGTTTGTTGTAGATGTTCAAACGCCTCTATCAACCTATCAAACATTTCTTTCGACCATTCCATTACCATATCTAGCCCAGAACCTCCGGAAATGAAGGACAAACCTCCAGGCGCTTCATTTACTACTTCATCTATTTCTTTTTCCCCTAGCAAATAGTCTTTCAAACTATTTCGCGGCGTCATTCCAAGAATAATATGAATATTGCCCATTCCGATGTCCATATCAATGATAATTACTTTCTTGTCTTTAGATAAAAGTGCGTGAGCAAAATTTGTCGAAAAATTGGATTTTCCAACACCACCTTTTCCACTGACAATAGCAATCGATTTTGATAGTTTTCCTTGGGATTTTAGCATCCTATGCCTAAGTGTTTCTGCCTGATCACGCATCATATACACCCTTTAGTAACAAGGTAATGAGTTTCATGCTATCCGCCTCGGTAATATCTTCTGGAACTTCCTGACCATCAGTGTAATATGCGGTACCAATACCATAGTCCTTCATCAAATTAAACATTGGACCGATTGATCCAGTTTCGTCCATTTTCGTGAAAATGAATTTTTCGACTGCAAATGATTTGAACTGTTCGACGATGACCCTCATATCTTCTTCTTTCGACGTAAGGGACAGCACTAGATACGATTCCATATCTAGAGAAAAATCAATTAGACGTGCCAAATCTTCTACGAACTTAGTCTCTTTATAATTTCGACCTGCCGTATCAATAAAAATCAGGTCCCGGTCAGCCAGTTTCTCGAGTGCTTTCTCGAAATCTGTACTATTATATGCAATTTCTACTGGGGCCTGTAACAAATTCGCATATGTACGAAGCTGCTCAATTGCTGCGATTCGGTATGTATCAGTTGTGATAAAACCGATTTTCTTCTTATTTTCAAGAAGTGCCCGTGCAGCAATCTTAGCAATGGTTGTGGTCTTTCCAACCCCTGTTGGCCCAAGAACGTTTATGAATTTTTTGTTGAAAGAAATTCCTCCAAACGGTAAATCTCCAATTTCTCTTTCAAGAAATTGCTTCACAATGACAAGTTGCTCTTCATTTGTAAAATATTTTTTCTCCGCTTTCATTCTATCGTAAAGATTCTCACCTAACTCGGTAATGAAATTTACGGACAATCCCTGTTTTTCAAGATGTGTAAGTAACGGTTTCATTTCATCAGGAAAACGGGAATGACTAGCGGCTTGCTGCATATCCTTCAACATCTTTTTCATTTCAGTCATTTCTTTTTTTAGTTCCATAGACGCACCGTCATCTTTTTCAGTGTGTGATGAAATTGGCAAAAAAACAGTTTCTTCTATTTTTGGAGCCGGTTCGTCAAACCCCGCAACAACTTCGACAACTTTCTTTTTAAATAAGCCGAGAAAACCTTTAGATTTAACAACATTCGAACTAAGAATAATCGCATCATCGCCAAAATCCATACGAACTTTTTTCATGGCATCTACCATTGATTCCGCGGTATACTTTTTCATTTTCATCAGATATCCACCACCCCAACACTTTGGACTTCAATTGAAGCTTCGAGCTCATTGTATGATAATACTGGGATTTGAGGGAAGTATCGTTCCGTTATTTGTCTCAAATACATGCGGATTGCCGGCGTACACAGAACAACCGGCGATTGGTCCATCAATGCAACACGTTCCACTTCCGCTGCAATCGCCTCGATAATGTCTTGTGAATGTTGCGGGTCGAGAGATAGATAATTCCCCTGCTCCGTTTGTTGAATATTATCGGCAATCATTTTCTCAACTTTACCAGTTACAGTCAGCACTTTAAGTGACTGACTAGCTGATGCGTACTGATTTGTAATTTGCCTTGCAAGAGCCTGTCTAACATATTCTGTTAAGACATCGACATCTGATGTATATTTAGAATAATCAGCAAGTGTTTCAAAGATTATTGGCAAGTTCCGTACCGAGACGTTCTCGTTAAGCAATTTTGCAAGTACTTTTTGAATTTCACCAATTGACAATGGTGTAGGCGTCAACTCATCGACAAGAATCGGGAATGTCTCACGCACATGATCGACAAGTTGTTTTGTTTCTTGACGGCCAATCAAATCCGCAGCATTTGCACGAATCACTTCTGTCATATGGGTTGAAACAACACTCGGCGGATCGACAACCGTGTAGCCGAGAATCTCGGCATCTTCTTTCACGTCTTCTGTTATCCATTTAGCAGGTAGCCCAAAAGATGGTTCTATCGTATCGATACCCTCGATCGAATCATCCCCGCCTGGACTCATTGCCAAGTAGTGATCAAGAAGTAATTCTCCTCTAGCTAATTCACTGCCCTTAATTTTGATTCTGTACTCATTCGGCTGTAGTTGGATATTATCCCTGATACGGACGACCGGAATAACAAGGCCCAACTCGATTGCCAATTGCCTACGGATCATGACGACTCGATCAAGGAGATCTCCTCCCTGTGTTGCATCAACGAGCGGAATAAGCCCATAACCGAATTCGAATTCAATAGGGTCTATATTTAGCAAATTGACGACATTCTCCGGACTCTTCATGCCCTCCGTTTCAAAATCTTCTTCCATCTCCAGTAATTCCTCAGGTTTTTCTGTGACTTTTTGAGACATTATATATGCCGCAACTGCAAGTGTAATCGCAATTGGAAGTGTAAATATATCACTAATAGGTGTTGCAAGACCTAGCAATAAAACAGTTACAGCAGCAACGTAAAGTAGTTTAGGCTGCCCCAAAAGTTGGCTAGTAATATCAGTACCAAGATTCCCCTTAGATGCGGCACGTGTCACAACAATACCTGTTGCAGTCGAAATGAGAAGTGCTGGTATTTGTGAAACGATACCGTCACCGACTGTCAATTCTGAGAACAGGATAGCCGCTTCCGCGAACGGAAGACCCATTTGAACAACCCCGATAATCATACCAACAAGTAAGTTGATAATAACGATAATAATACCGGCAATTGCATCCCCTTTGACGAATTTCGTTGCCCCGTCCATTGCACCGTAAAAGTCGGCTTCATTACTTACTTTTTCACGTCTCGCACGTGCTTCTGTTTCAGAAATCATACCAGCGTTCAAGTCAGCATCGATACTCATTTGTTTCCCCGGCATTGCATCGAGCGTGAAACGGGCTGCAACTTCGGACACCCGCTCCGCACCTTTTGTAATGACGATAAACTGAATAATGACTAGGATGATGAAAATAACAAGACCAACGACGATATTGCCTCCTGTAACGAAGGTCCCGAACGTTTCAACAACTCCACCCGCATCTCCGTTTGTTAAAATTGCCCGCGTAGTCGAAACATTAAGACCCAGACGGAAAAGTGTAAGTAGAAGTAATAAGGTAGGAAAAATTGAAAACTGTAACGCTTCCTGCATGTTCATGGCTGTTAAAAGAACTAAAAGTCCAAGCGTAATATTAATAATAATCAAGAAACTTAAAAGCCATGGTGGAAGCGGGATGACAAGCATCGCAACGATCATAATTACCGCCGCGAGTACTCCTATATCTCTGAATTGCATGTCATCCCTACTTTCTTGTATTTATCGAAATACGCCTCGGCGTATTTGCGTTCAAATTTTGCGTTGAATTCTGTACACATACGCAAGTATTTCAGCTATCGCTTTGAAGAACTCTTCTGGAATCCTGCCACCAATTTCAACATCATCATAGAGTGATCTAGCAAGTGGCCGATTTTCTACCATAACGATGTTATGCTCAGTGGCAATCAATTTAATTTTCTGAGCGACGAAATCGACGCCTTTTGCTACAACGATTGGCGCATCCATATCTCCGTCCTTATACTTCAATGCAATCGCATAATGGGTCGGATTTGTGATAACAACATCAGCATGAGGAACTTCCTGCATCATACGCCTCATCGACATTTCACGTTGTAGCTGCTTAATACGCGATTTTATCATCGGGTCCCCTTCAGAGTTTTTATGTTCAGTCTTAATATCCTGTTTGGACATTCGGAGATTTTTTTCATAGTCAAATTTCTGATACATAAAATCTAAAATAGATATGAACAACAAAACGAACGCCGCCGTTATTCCCATTAATGCGGCAAGTTGTCCAATAGTCGTTAATGTATCCCAAGGACTTTTAAAAGCCAGTCCAAGTACTTTGTCGATATTCGCCATAAGGATTAATGTTGTTGTAGTCCCTATAAACGAGATTTTCAGGATGGACTTCATTAATTCAATGATCGCACGAATAGAAAAAATGCGTTTAAGTCCTTTAATTGGATCTATTTTTTTCAAATCCATTTTCAAAGGTTCTCCAGTAAGTAGTAAACCGAACTGAAATATGTTTCCTCCTACTCCTGCAACAACTGCAACAAGCATAACTGGCAAAAGAAGAAATGCCATTTGAATTAAAACTTCGCCATAAATAAGCATTGCCTGGTCCTCGTCCATATTAGCTATTGGGATATATTCAGTAAATGCTTGATGGAAAAACACGAAAAATCGGTCCCTCATAAATCCTGCGGCAAAAAACAGGAACAGGAACACGGCGAGTAACAGAATTGCACTTGTAACATCTTGACTTTTTAAAACTTGGCCTTTCTTTCTGGAATCTTCCCGTTTTTTCGGAGTGGCTTTTTCAGTCTTTTCCCCTGAAAAAAATTGCAGATCCAGCCGCAACATCATACTAGCCACCTCCAAGAATTAACATCAAGTCCCTCATACTAATCATCATCACTTCAAACAATTTTTTCATCACTTGAACCATGACGCCCATCATAATAAACAGAACGATGAAGCTGACACCAATTTTGATTGGGAACCCGACAACAAAAATGTTTAGCTGCGGTACTGCTCTTGCAGTAATTCCAAGTGCTAGATCTACAAGGAATAATGTCGCAACAATTGGGATAGACATTTGAAAAGCAATTGCAAATGAGGTTGCAAATGTTCGAACGACGAAATCTATTAGTCGCTCTTGCCCGAAGGCTGGCCAAAGTTGATCTGCTGAGATGAATTGATAACTATAAAAAATACCATCCAACAGCATGTGATGGCCGTTTAAGGCGAGTAAAAGAAGAATTGCCAGCGAATTAAAAAATTGGCCAAGGAGTGGAGATTGCGCCCCTGTTTGCGGGTCAATGACGTTTGCAATAGCAAAACCCATTTGAAAATCAATAAAACCACCGGCAATCTGAATTGCTGACATCACGATAAATGCGATAATTCCAATGAATAATCCCGTTATAGCTTCTTTCACGATAAGTAAAAGATATGCCCCGTCAATTTCTAAATCTGGTACATCAACTGTATAGACAAGCATCCATGCCAACAAAGCACCAAAAATAATGCGTTGTGTAGTCGGGATTGCCCGGTATGAGAAAAGTGGAAGCGTTACAAAAAAAGCAGTAACACGAGTAAAGATAAGTAAGTATGCGGCGAATGAAGGTACTATTTCTTCCATTTAATCACCCGACAAACCGTCCAAGATTCTCAAAAATATCCGATGCATACGATGTGACTCTTGCCAGCATCCACGGACCAAAAAACACAATTCCTACCAGGACAGCCACTATCTTAGGCACGAACGCCAGTGTCTGTTCTTGAATTTGTGTGGTGGCTTGAAAAATACTGACGGCAAGTCCCGACACTAGCGCAAGAATGAGGAGTGGGCCTGAAGCCAAAAGAATGACCCAGATTGCACGCTCAGCTATCTCTACGACTAATTCCTGTGTCATTCAAAACCCCTCCTAAAAACTTTGCAACAATGATTTAATAATGAGATACCATCCATCCACTAAGACAAACAGCAATATTTTAAACGGTAATGAAATCATGACTGGCGGCAACATCATCATCCCCATTGACATAAGGATACTCGCAACAATCATGTCGATAACTAAAAATGGGATAAAAATCATAAAACCCATTTGAAAAGCTGTTTTAATTTCACTAAGTGCGAATGCGGGAACTAGCATCGTGAGTGAAATATCTTCAAGTGATTCAGGTCTATCTGCTTGGTTATAGCGAAGGAATAAATCTAAATCCTTCTGTCTAGTGTGTTTGCTCATGAACTCTTTTAACGGGATACTCGCCTGTTCATATGCTTCGTCCAGTGAAATCTCATCAGCAAATAATGGAGTAAGAGCCTTATCATTTACTTGCTGAAACGTTGGAGCCATAATGAAAAACGTTAAAAAGAGTGCTAGGCCGACAAGCACCTGGTTCGGAGGCATCTGCTGTGTCGCAAGTGCAGTTCTGACAAATGACAGAACGATGATAATCCTAGCAAAAGAAGTCATTAATATTAGAATAGCTGGTGCTAGAGACAAGACAGTCAGGATGAGCATCATTTTGATAGATGTTGATACATTTGCTGAATCACTGTCTGCAAAAAACTGGGCAAAATCATTCATCTCGGTTGCGCCCCTTTTCTGTCAACCGGCTGATATGCCGTTTCCTCTCTTCTTTCATCTCTTCTAGCCTTGATTGAAAAATAGTGCTGAAATCCGTTGACTCTTGCGTTTTCTCGTTCGAGTCGATTTTAGATTTACCCGTTACTTTAGCGAGAATTTTATTCAGCATCCCAGTTGCTAGTTCCGGACTATCACCCTCATAAAATTCTACTAGCTTGTCTATTTCATCGGGATCCGAAATCTCCTTCAACAGTCGTATATCGTCTCCAACCCCAATTAAGTAATAGGATTCTCCTATTACGACCAATTGGATTGATTTTTGTTGTCCAAGTGAAATACCACCCATATTTTTCATAAGACGATTTTTATCGTAGAGCTTATTTTTCCGATTAACTAATTTCAAGAGTCCGAACAATAACCCGACAACGAAAACTAAAGCGAATAACGTTTTTATATAGTCCCCCGCCGAAGAACCTACGTCTGCTTTGTCGGTCTGAAGATTAGCAGGTGGTGTTTCTGTTTCTGTTTCTGTTTCTGTTTCTGCCTTTTTTTCCGTTTTCGAATCAGTTTTCGATTCTTCATTAAACAAATCAGATACAGGTTTATTTAGATCGGAATCAGTGTCTGCAAAGACGGGTGCATATGGTAATTGGCTTACTATGAAGACGACTACAATGAGAGCCGACAAATACTTTTGTACAACCGAAAATTTCATCTTTCGATTATCCTAATGCTTTTTCAATTGCTTCAACAACACGATCTGCCTGGAACGGTTTGACGATAAAGTCTTTTGCGCCAGCTTGAATCGCATCGATTACCATTGCCTGCTGTCCCATTGCTGAACACATGATGATTTTTGCAGCAGCGTCTTTTTCTTTAATTGCTTTTAATGCTGCAATTCCATCCATTTCAGGCATTGTAATGTCCATCGTGACAAGATCTGGTTTTAATTCGAAATACTTTTCAATGGCTTGTACCCCATCTGCTGCTTCACCAACCACTTCGAAATTATTTTTCGTCAAAATATCTTTTATCATCATTCGCATGAAAGCTGCGTCATCTACTATTAATATACGTCTACTCATTGTTATTACCCCCGTTAAGTTATTTTAAATTGTTCAAGCGTTCTACCTGACTTAAAATATCTGTGATTCGTACTCCGAAGTTTTCGTCTATAACGACAACTTCTCCTTTGGCAATATGGCGGTTGTTTACTAAAATATCAACCGGTTCACCTGCAAGTTTGTCTAGTTCAATAATGGAACCACTCGACATTTCCAAAATTTCCTTAACGGAACGTTTTGTTCTTCCTAGTTCGACCGTTACTTGTAGCGGAATATCAAGGAGCATATTCAAGTTATTAGACTCGGACTTATTTAATGATGGACTTTCAAAGGTTGCAAACTGTGCCTGTTGGACTTGTACATGCGGTTGTTGCGAACGCATCTGCATCTGCTGTTGCTGCAGATCGGATTGTCCAAAGTGCGAGTCATACATCGGCTGTTGCATCCCTTGACCAAAATCATTTTGCCCGTACGGTTGCTGTGACACTTGTTGTTGTGACTGCTGTGGTACTCGAGCTGGTTGTTGGAGTTGTTTCGATGGAGCCATCTCAACAACTGCCGCCGCTTCATCTTCTGCGTCTCCCCCCATGAGAGAGGCCACTAATTTCTTCCCAAATCCTAGTGGAAGCAGCTGCATGATGTTTGAATCTATAAGTTCACCCACTTTAAGTGCAAATGATACTTTTATCAATAAATCATCCTGAGGTATAAGATTCCGGCCTTTATCTTCAAGGACATCCATCAAATCAATGGATGGAGGAGAAATATCGACCTTCTTATTGAATAAGGTCGACATTGAAGTTGCCGCGGAACCCATCATTTGATTCATCGCTTCCTGAACCGCACTCAAATGAATTTCACCAAGGTCCATATTCGGTTCTAAACCATCCCCGCCTAACATGAGGTCCGCAATTATTGCTGCATCACTTTGCTTAATAACGAGTAAGTTCATACCGCTAAGACCTACTGTATAGTCCACCTTAACAGCAACGTATGGATGGATAAATTCTTCTTCCAAAGTTTCCTTATCAACAACCGAAATAGTCGGTGTCGTTATTTCAACTTTTTGTCCGAGCAATGCAGACAATGCCGTTGCAGAACTGCCGAAAGAAATATTGCCGATTTCACCAAGCGCATCCTTTTCCATATCATCCAAGTAATCCGACGTAACTATTTGTTTGTTGGTGGAGTCCGCGGGCTCTTCACTCTGCAAAGGTTCTCCACGTAATAATGCTTCAATTTCTTCCTGTGAAAGGATATTATCACTCATCATCTTCATCCCCTCCGATCTTTGTATCAATTATCTGAACAGCCATTTGATTTCGCAAATGCCCCGGCTGTGCTGTGAATTTAGGTATATCACCGATTTTCACGATAAGTGGATCGTCAATTTTACGATCCAACTTAACGACATCCCCCACTTGAAGGTAAAGGAAATCCTCAATCGTCATATGCCCATTGCCAAGTTCTGCAATGACAGACAACGGTGCCTGTTTCAAGCGTTTTTCAAGAACTACACTTTGTTCAAGCGACGGTTCTTTCTTATTCGACTGCATCCAATAACGGACCGATAAGTTTGGAACAATTGGCTCTAGAACGACGTGTGGAATACAAATATTAATCATTCCACTTGATTCGCCAATAATAATATTGAACGAAATAACGACGACTGTTTCGTTAGGCGATATCATTTGAAGGAATTGAGGATTTACTTCAATCTCCGTCAGGAATGGATCGATATCAATTATTGTTGACCATGCTTCGCGTAAGTTGTCGAAAGAACGTTCAAATAAGTTTGTCATAATCTTCAATTCAATCTCAGTCAAACTATCGACTTTCCCTGGACTTTCTCCAACTCCACCCATCATGCGATCGAGCATCGTATAAGCAATGTTAGGATTCACTTCCATTAGGATATTACCATCCAACGGTGGAACCTCAAAAATATTAATTAATGTCATATT
This window encodes:
- the fliM gene encoding flagellar motor switch protein FliM, which translates into the protein MAGDILSQSEIDALLSAISTGEMSAEDMKKEDETRKVKVYDFKRALRFSKDQIRSLTRIHENFARLLTTYFSAQLRTYVQINVASVDQIPFEEFIRSIPNMTLINIFEVPPLDGNILMEVNPNIAYTMLDRMMGGVGESPGKVDSLTEIELKIMTNLFERSFDNLREAWSTIIDIDPFLTEIEVNPQFLQMISPNETVVVISFNIIIGESSGMINICIPHVVLEPIVPNLSVRYWMQSNKKEPSLEQSVVLEKRLKQAPLSVIAELGNGHMTIEDFLYLQVGDVVKLDRKIDDPLIVKIGDIPKFTAQPGHLRNQMAVQIIDTKIGGDEDDE